The genomic stretch TTGCCGTCATCAATCATCTCTCTCACTCACATCCTAACACCACTCAAAGTTGTCGCCAACACCGCCATAAAACCACTAAATGGTTGTCTTTGAAATCTACTTGTATACCCTAATAGATCTAGGATTTTGTTTTAGGGTTTTGGAGAGGTGAATATAGGAAGAAGGGGAGTGAGAAGGAGGGTGGTGGTGGCACCGGAGGGGAACAAGAGAAGTGAGGAGGGTGGAGCCGAAGGATAGTAATGTTGGTGTTGGCGAGGAAGAGGGGGAGTGAGGAGTAGCAGGCGCATATGAGGAACAATGGGTTGGGGAGGAGCGGTGGTGCTGGTGGTGGTCAGGGGGGATTGAGGATTGGTGATTGGTGATTTCAGCAATGTCGGCGTTACGGGAGGGGGTGGTAGAGGTGGTCGGCGATAACGTTGTGGCGAGGTAGGTTTTTGGAAGGTGGGATTGGTGAGATGGGTgttattacaaaaaaaaaaaaaaaaaatagggaaGGAGGTACAAATTTAAGAGTTAAATAAAGAGGGAGGAAAAGGTTACCTAATAAAACCGGTCAAGAAATTGAGTGAGTTTGTTATTGGAAGGTATGGGGtataggttggatttaattggaatTATTGATAGGATAGAGTAATTAATGCAGACCacccataggatggattattgttatgaaataacccttatAATTATTCTAAACATAAAATTAAGTATAATTAATATTAAAGATTGTAACTTTAATCTAATAGAATGACTAATAAACTACACTAAACATTGTAAGATTAATAAAAACTaaaactttgattaatttaagtgACTAAACTAACTAAAacataataataatgaaataacaataacaaaaagaaAGAGAGGGAAGAATTAATACCAAATTTGCATTAAATGGGAAAATGAACATAGATCTTCAAATAGGATTacaaaagatggaaactttgaacTAATTTCTACCCTAAGTTAATTATGAGATGGGAATAAATGAAGAATAAAAATGGATTTATTTTTGACTACTATCCTACTGCGTTTCCTACTGCTTTCCTCGTCTTTCTCCCCAGCTCACTCCCAAAAATGACGGCTCCTTTTCTATTCTGTCTCCTTCTACCTCCGAAAACCAaccaaaatgaaaaatgaatgcCCCCCCGTTTGAATCCTCGAAGGAAAGGACAAAAAAGTTGGGTTTTGCCAGCTCCTTGCAATCATCTCAAAACTCCTCACACTTTGCAAAATGGTCCAATAAGAACCTGGGCCCACATTGAAGAATTGAGCAACGTCGAAATACATTCCCATGGAAAACAGCCCACGGGCCACACGCACGTCGGGTTAGAAATATTATGTGACGGACTCGGGTTTTCGCTCGAGTTGGTACCTACAAAAAATGAAAGAACGGAAGCAATATCAAAATCCCGACAAATAATATAGATCAACCCAAAGTaacataacaataataaatattcTATTTTATTCCAAAACGAGCGAAAAATCGTAAATCGAGTtattaattaaaccaaataagaGATAAAACGTGGGCTAAAACAAGTAAAATAATGTGTTATCAGTTACATAGTTGGGCTTCTATGGGCCAATATTGGAATACAATATCGTAATCCTAACATCTATACATATTCACATCAATGATCAATCTGATGGCAAAACAAAATCGACAATCATTAAGAAGGCCAAATGCTAATATAAATTGGGACCGAAACTTGATAAACTGTAAACATAAACAACTACAACCGGCAGAAATCACAAattgcaaaccctagaaatttggtTGTAATAGAGGGTGAAGTGTGAATGAGAAAATGTCGTCTGATGGTTGCAAAATTTTTCAAGTAAATTTCGATTTTAGGGATTTTATTTTTACTGGAAAAATGACAGATCTAAAGTTTGTGCgaccaatatatatatatatatatatatatatatatatatatatatatgtgtgtgtgtgtgtgagccTGTGAGGTGAAAAGAACAGAAAAACAATAATGAAAAGAATAGAAAAGCAAACACAAATTATTGTGTAAGACGGTCGTAATGCCTTACAATGCGTTCTACATACACCTCAttgtttaaaacaataaacgacATGTACAAACGTTATAAGGTTGTACAACGGTCTTACATGATATAATTATCGGAAAAACAGAAGGCAAAATGCGAAAAGCGGAAAACTGGTAAATAATATAAGCAGTAAAGGGCTGGGATAGACAGCATTTTAAGACATCAAGGGGACTTCTGAAGAACAGCAATCAAGTCCTGGATGGCTTTCAAAGAATCAATGGCTTGACCAAGGTGGTGTTTAAGGGTATCAGCTTGTGTAACGAGGGGATCGTTTTTCATAGTGGCTTCCTTCTTTTCTACCTCTTGAGCTTCGTCCATCAATGCCGTAATCTGTTCATCAAGTATCTTCTTTTCTTCCGCTTCAGCTTTATCCAATGCTGCAGTTTGTTCAGCAACAGCCGCCTTATCTTGGTTAGCCGAGGGCACTTCAAAGTTAATGTTCTGGTCAAACTCTACGGCTTGGTTTGCAAACAGGACGACAAGTGGTATGGCGAGTGCGACTATTTGGGTTGTATCCCCTCTAGCTGCAAACCGTTGCAGGTTATGAGATAGTTCGGATGATAGAGCGAATGCACGACCTTCCTTGAGATAAGTCTTACGGTCCTTGAGTAACCTCAAGAACTCTTGCACCTCATATTTCAATGCCTTGATTAGTTCATCAGCCTCACGGTTTAGGTTGTTTAGTGATTTCTCCGCGCTCTTCATAGTATTCTGAGCCCCATTTAAGTCGTTTGTGTCGGCCTGTTTTCGGGCCTTTGTAATTGCAGCAACAGTATCTCCACGCGCAATCTCGTTACCCACCTCGACTGGGTCTACTGTCACTGGTGAACTCGTGCGAGTCAATGTAACCGCTACAGGCGAGGATCTAAACAAAGCCCCTCCACCGCTTGGCCTGCACGCAACAGCACTTATCTAAGGCATTTTTATACAACTCAGACTAATTGTTTAtaataggaataaatataatagttgggcctcaaccatcacctggttttggttgagatggttcatctatcaaccTTTGGTCAACCTGGCtttgataccatgatagatgaaccatctcaaccaaaaccttaaggtaatTATTGCTATTAGTTTCTAGAAAAGTAAATGGGGGTAAAAGGTACCTGTAGGAGAAGGTGATTTTCAGGATGTCCATTGCGGTTCGATCCTCAACAGCGGGAAGACTAAGAAACACGGTGGTGCTCCGTTTTTCGCGGTTGTAGAGATTCCCAAATGAAATCTTTACAGATTCATTAACACGAACCTGATCATAATTCCCTGCACGGACTTCCTGGATTTCCGATTCTTTTTGGGTGACAGTCAGCTCCAAGTCTTGTACAACCACACTAAGGAGCCCCGCGAGACATGATGAAAAGGCTATATTCAAACTCGCCGAGTTTGATCCTTCCACATCTGCAATCGAATAAGTTCCCTTGTCGCTGCGGGCTGCTATGGCTTGAAGCAGctatatacaaaaaaaaatacaatgtGAATTAATGACTCAATTATGTGAATTAATCGAGTGAAATTAAAGATGCTTATTAGAGAGTACACACAACACACCTGGCTATCATGATCATTACCAAGACCGAAAGTGTAAACAGGGACGCTTGAGACGTCAACAGTAGAAGGGTGATCAAATCGCTTGCTTAGTTCTCCATCGGACATAAGCATGATTGCTGTTGTACGCCCGTCACGCTGTCTACGTT from Silene latifolia isolate original U9 population chromosome 5, ASM4854445v1, whole genome shotgun sequence encodes the following:
- the LOC141656477 gene encoding uncharacterized protein LOC141656477, giving the protein MSKTSTNYDDDEKVPAPSAASTSIDLGSGKITQNIFNKKDAALEKTDYRLVVQLMGLDTGEQRCGVDIVAVLDVSGSMEGTKLDKLKTSMKFLLKKLDEIDRLSIVTFSSDAKRLCPLTRMDKNGQAKNEKLINNLFAGGLTNISRALQEALSVLGQRRQRDGRTTAIMLMSDGELSKRFDHPSTVDVSSVPVYTFGLGNDHDSQLLQAIAARSDKGTYSIADVEGSNSASLNIAFSSCLAGLLSVVVQDLELTVTQKESEIQEVRAGNYDQVRVNESVKISFGNLYNREKRSTTVFLSLPAVEDRTAMDILKITFSYRPSGGGALFRSSPVAVTLTRTSSPVTVDPVEVGNEIARGDTVAAITKARKQADTNDLNGAQNTMKSAEKSLNNLNREADELIKALKYEVQEFLRLLKDRKTYLKEGRAFALSSELSHNLQRFAARGDTTQIVALAIPLVVLFANQAVEFDQNINFEVPSANQDKAAVAEQTAALDKAEAEEKKILDEQITALMDEAQEVEKKEATMKNDPLVTQADTLKHHLGQAIDSLKAIQDLIAVLQKSP